Proteins encoded by one window of Aspergillus chevalieri M1 DNA, chromosome 6, nearly complete sequence:
- a CDS encoding putative phenol 2-monooxygenase (COG:C,H;~EggNog:ENOG410PIRA;~InterPro:IPR036188,IPR002938,IPR036249,IPR038220, IPR012941;~PFAM:PF07976,PF01494;~go_function: GO:0071949 - FAD binding [Evidence IEA]) translates to MQNKTTMTKVDVLICGSGSAGLCAATWLARYGLTCKVLERRDGPMKLGQADGVQCRTVEIFESFGVGEELLRESYHVLEVVFWADQEGSGGIRRTGRTADTQPGLSHQPHVILNQARINMLLIELMQKWNGQEIDYGYNVHDVQVDSRLAADPEAYPVKVTAEKDGKTEEFEAKYVMACDGAHSIVRKSLGYTMIGDSSDAVWGVMDMVPRTDFPDIRKKATIRTNAGNLLIIPREGESNNLTRFYIELPAGTNAKEVKLKDLQKTAQKILNPYKVEFTETVWWSAYAIGQRHADNFHKDQRVFLAGDACHTHSPKAGQGMNVSLQDGYNMGWKLASVLTGLAKPSLLETYVLERQKVAIDLINFDRYFSKLFSSGPGTSPAEFQEGFIKSGKYTAGLTAKYDPSPITSAVDESARLASNVTVGMRLPSAQVVRYCDSQPMQLVKSLKSDGRWRVMAFIGDLTVSKSQKRLNALGDYLSSNDSPVKIFTPPGSDADSIIETILVGHGKRHVLELEQIPECFYPSTGKNQVRDLHKIFYDDESYNKGHGHAYEFLGISPDEGALIIVRPDQYVSTVMGLDDFEEIGKFFAGFMLPQEKELPGSKL, encoded by the exons ATGCAAAATAAAACAACCATGACCAAGGTCGATGTCCTCATCTGCGGTAGCGGTTCCGCCGGCCTCTGCGCGGCGACATGGCTCGCCCGGTATGGCCTCACATGCAAGGTCCTAGAACGTCGCGACGGGCCTATGAAACTCGGCCAGGCAGACGGTGTGCAGTGTCGCACCGTCGAGATCTTCGAGAGTTTCGGGGTCGGGGAGGAGCTGCTGCGCGAGTCGTACCATGTGCTCGAAGTGGTTTTTTGGGCGGACCAGGAGGGCTCGGGGGGTATTCGACGGACGGGCAGGACGGCTGATACGCAGCCGGGATTATCGCATCAGCCTCATGTTATTCTGAACCAGGCGCGCATTAATATGTTGCTGATCGAGTTGATGCAGAAGTGGAATGGGCAGGAGATTGACTACGGGTATAATGTCCACGATGTGCAGGTGGATAGTCGATTGGCGGCTGACCCGGAGGCGTATCCGGTTAAGGTGACTGcggagaaggatgggaagacAGAGGAGTTTGAGGCCAAATATGTTATG GCCTGCGACGGCGCACACAGCATCGTCCGCAAATCACTCGGCTACACCATGATTGGTGACAGCAGCGACGCTGTCTGGGGTGTGATGGACATGGTCCCTCGAACCGACTTCCCTGATATTCGCAAGAAAGCCACCATCCGAACCAACGCGGGCAACCTGCTTATCATCCCCCGCGAAGGGGAGAGCAACAACCTGACCCGCTTCTACATCGAACTGCCTGCTGGAACCAACGCCAAAGAAGTCAAGCTGAAAGACCTGCAAAAGACAGCGCAGAAAATTCTCAATCCGTACAAGGTCGAATTCACCGAGACGGTCTGGTGGTCTGCGTATGCCATCGGCCAGCGCCATGCAGACAACTTCCACAAAGACCAGCGCGTCTTCCTTGCCGGCGATGCATGCCACACGCACTCGCCCAAGGCCGGTCAGGGCATGAACGTCAGTCTGCAGGACGGGTACAACATGGGCTGGAAGCTTGCCTCGGTGTTGACTGGATTGGCCAAGCCATCGCTTCTGGAGACCTACGTACTAGAACGACAGAAGGTGGCCATCGACCTGATCAACTTCGACCGGTACTTTTCTAAACTCTTCTCGTCCGGGCCCGGGACTTCTCCGGCTGAGTTCCAAGAGGGCTTTATCAAGTCTGGGAAGTACACGGCTGGACTTACGGCCAAATATGATCCGTCTCCTATCACCTCTGCTGTTGATGAGTCGGCGCGGCTTGCGTCGAATGTGACTGTTGGTATGAGACTGCCCAGTGCTCAAGTTGTGCGATACTGTGACTCGCAGCCGATGCAGCTCGTCAAGTCTTTGAAGTCGGATGGTCGCTGGCGAGTCATGGCTTTCATTGGTGATCTTACAGTTTCTAAAAGTCAGAAACGGTTGAATGCG CTGGGTGACTACCTCAGCTCCAACGACAGTCCCGTCAAGATATTCACGCCTCCTGGCTCTGACGCCGACAGCATTATCGAAACAATCCTCGTCGGTCACGGCAAGCGCCATGTCCTTGAACTGGAGCAAATCCCCGAGTGCTTCTACCCGTCAACCGGCAAGAACCAAGTCAGAGACCTGCACAAGATCTTCTACGACGACGAGAGCTACAACAAAGGCCACGGACACGCCTATGAATTCTTGGGCATTAGTCCAGACGAGGGAGCTCTTATCATTGTTCGTCCAGATCAAT ATGTATCCACGGTCATGGGCCTTGACGACTTTGAGGAGATTGGAAAGTTCTTTGCGGGATTCATGCTTCCgcaggagaaggagttgCCCGGGAGTAAGCTGTAG
- a CDS encoding NUDIX hydrolase (COG:L;~EggNog:ENOG410PS5H;~InterPro:IPR015797,IPR000086;~PFAM:PF00293;~go_function: GO:0016787 - hydrolase activity [Evidence IEA]): MTTFTFAPHLALFNTDLSTFSATKPGFTDFGVGGFIFSIPPREETTVIETKSEPKVLLLQRCLSDSFGGYWEGPGGGLDPATDRTILDGVAREVLEESGLHVSRFVDLVAVDEWARMKRDRLHVVAKFTFLVEVHEAGTRTGGDATEGIGEVSRETIQKRWEDGVKLAEGEHQVYAWATEEEVREGLEDKGPYRFVNQMGTSLLKGFEMVRELEQ, from the coding sequence ATGACTACCTTCACTTTCGCTCCCCATTTAGCCCTCTTCAACACAGATCTTTCCACCTTCTCCGCCACCAAACCCGGCTTCACCGACTTCGGCGTCGGCggcttcatcttctccatccCGCCTCGTGAAGAAACAACAGTAATAGAAACAAAATCAGAACCCAAAGTGCTCCTCCTCCAGCGCTGCCTCTCGGACTCCTTTGGCGGATACTGGGAGGGACCTGGCGGGGGTCTTGATCCGGCTACGGACCGGACGATTCTGGACGGTGTGGCAAGAGAGGTGCTCGAGGAGAGCGGGTTGCATGTATCGCGGTTTGTGGACCTTGTGGCGGTTGACGAATGGGCGAGGATGAAGCGGGATAGGTTGCATGTGGTTGCTAAATTTACGTTTCTGGTGGAGGTTCATGAGGCGGGGACTAGGACTGGGGGTGATGCTACGGAGGGAATAGGGGAGGTTTCTCGTGAGACGATTCAGAAGCGATGGGAAGATGGAGTCAAGTTAGCAGAAGGAGAGCATCAGGTTTACGCTTGGGCGACTGAAGAGGAGGTACGGGAGGGCCTGGAGGACAAAGGGCCTTATCGGTTTGTAAACCAGATGGGGACGAGTCTTCTTAAGGGGTTTGAGATGGTAAGAGAACTTGAACAGTAG
- a CDS encoding putative dipeptidase (COG:O;~EggNog:ENOG410PG7J;~InterPro:IPR008257,IPR032466;~MEROPS:MER0001260;~PFAM:PF01244;~TransMembrane:1 (i35-52o);~go_function: GO:0070573 - metallodipeptidase activity [Evidence IEA];~go_process: GO:0006508 - proteolysis [Evidence IEA]) — MTDEKGRLLEEGSREPAISEQHHVSTPSPSSASRMGRFAFLLFLTGLLTFNVRSQEPPSIEQRVDRILSETPLIDGHDDLPILVRMNYNNRIYGDNFTSPFTNGSLTGHVDLPRLSKGKVGGTFWSVFVECPKDGLDWSDENYATSLRQTFEQVDVMSRIQNAYPNVFSSPPNGTTALQAFRDGKIISPLGIEGLHSIGNSLAHLRDFYKLGVSYATLTHNCHNRYADAAVQETSDGGSKKADPYWHGISEAGKDLVFEMNRLGMIVDLAHVSADTMRDVLGAGKDDWTGSRAPIIFSHSSAYAVCPHPRNVPDDVLQLVKQRNSIVMVNFAPNFVSCKATNVTNGIPELDPEHATLEHVVDHIVHIGQLIGFDYVGLGSDFDGIPTVPRGLEDVSKFPDLIAELLKRGISDEDAAKVAGGNLLRVWKDVDLVALQLQAEGALPAED; from the exons ATGACCGATGAGAAAGGCCGTCTTCTAGAGGAGGGCTCTAGAGAGCCGGCCATTAGTGAGCAGCATCACGTTTCGACCCCATCACCCAGCTCAGCCAGCAGAATGGGCCGGTTCGcgtttcttctcttcctgaCGGGTCTGTTGACCTTCAACGTGCGCTCGCAAGAGCCTCCGAGTATCGAGCAGAGAGTGGACAGGATCTTGTCAGAAACGCCGTTGATCG ATGGCCACGATGACCTCCCCATCCTCGTTCGAATGAACTATAATAACCGGATCTATGGCGATAACTTCACCTCGCCCTTCACCAACGGCTCGTTGACCGGGCATGTCGACCTCCCGCGGTTGTCCAAGGGTAAAGTAGGTGGTACATTCTGGAGTGTCTTCGTGGAATGTCCTAAGGATGGGCTAGACTGGTCGGATGAGAATTATGCTACGA GCCTCCGCCAAACCTTTGAGCAGGTCGATGTCATGTCGCGCATACAAAACGCCTATCCCAATGTCTTCTCGAGTCCGCCCAACGGTACGACTGCCCTGCAAGCCTTCCGGGATGGAAAGATTATTTCGCCGCTAGGAATCGAGGGCCTTCACTCGATTGGAAACTCCCTAGCACATTTGCGCGATTTCTACAAACTGGGCGTATCCTATGCCACCCTCACCCATAACTGTCACAACCGTTATGCGGATGCAGCGGTGCAAGAAACTTCAGACGGGGGCAGCAAAAAGGCTGATCCATACTGGCATGGGATTAGTGAAGCTGGAaaggaccttgtgtttgagATGAATCGCCTCGGGATGATTGTCGACTTGGCTCATGTGAGTGCAGACACAATGCGGGACGTCCTTGGTGCGGGCAAGGATGACTGGACTGGCAGTCGAGCGCCGATTATCTTCAGCCATAGCTCTGCTTATGCTGTCTGCCCGCACCCGCGCAACGTTCCGGACGATGTCCTGCAACTGGTCAAGCAACGGAATTCAATCGTTATGGTCAACTTTGCTCCTAACTTCGTTTCTTGCAAAGCGACCAATGTTACCAACGGAATCCCAGAGCTTGACCCTGAGCACGCTACATTGGAGCACGTCGTTGACCACATCGTACATATTGGACAGTTGATTGGCTTCGACTATGTCGGCCTGGGAAGTGATTTCGACGGGATTCCAACAGTCCCCCGGGGTCTGGAGGATGTGTCCAAGTTTCCCGACTTGATTGCGGAACTACTGAAGCGGGGTATTAGTGACGAGGATGCTGCCAAGGTGGCTGGGGGCAATCTGTTGCGGGTGTGGAAGGATGTCGACCTGGTTGCTCTTCAGCTGCAGGCCGAGGGTGCTCTTCCGGCGGAGGACTAG
- a CDS encoding flavodoxin and radical SAM domain protein (COG:C;~EggNog:ENOG410PGWZ;~InterPro:IPR001226,IPR007197,IPR013917,IPR034556, IPR029039,IPR013785,IPR008254;~PFAM:PF04055,PF00258,PF08608;~TransMembrane:1 (i101-120o);~go_function: GO:0003824 - catalytic activity [Evidence IEA];~go_function: GO:0009055 - electron transfer activity [Evidence IEA];~go_function: GO:0010181 - FMN binding [Evidence IEA];~go_function: GO:0051536 - iron-sulfur cluster binding [Evidence IEA];~go_function: GO:0051539 - 4 iron, 4 sulfur cluster binding [Evidence IEA];~go_process: GO:0008033 - tRNA processing [Evidence IEA]) has protein sequence MSTPIRKCGNQSTPRVSNPKNSIFFRFDQKWFNAASAVISVKGDLQSDAGSISRERPVYICDALSGFYQSLLDLISERTESSTLMDCSNAMLEGAVTFWHAYRLPILVTLSTLFVIIQAYRKLQPKSKTEASSSLPPSPRSHSPEKSEKIPVNDGTKKGTPVFSKSTGPKVVTGKKPVKGGKRGSDEPQPLSFIQPIVFFASLTGTTERYAHMLVEELRAAAQNRADPENRERGLLPPQLHDLSYIDFDDFFTSAPKPPSTSPGTRYVYCLLIPTYNIDTVLNTFLGHLDETHHDFRIDTGSLSQLAGYSVFGFGDKEGWPTEEEGYCSQAKELDRWMAKLTGKKRAFPLGLGDVKDNAEQALKEWSHGLQDILYDILQNGGLGEGVPGSGDPLESDEEDLDDEDETDVAKPKSKRGKGQSSTVVDLEDIKVNPDSPAPLAVDFTTGGKSSEPQAKEMVPKTSPTYAALTKQGYSIVGSHSGVKICRWTKSALRGRGSCYKFSFYGIKSHLCMEATPSLSCSNKCVFCWRHGTNPVGTTWRWKVDDPDMIFNGVKDGHYKKIKMLRGVPGVRAERFAEAMRIRHCALSLVGEPIFYPHINRFLDLLHSEQISSFLVCNAQHPDQLETLHRVTQLYVSIDASNRESLRKIDRPLHRDFWERFQRCLDILREKRNVQRTVFRLTLVKGFNVEDEVIGYANLVEKALPCFVEIKGVTYCGTSTSAGAGLTMQNVPFYEEITEFVIALNKELERRGLNYGLAAEHAHSCCVLLASDRFHVNGKWHTRINYERFFELLEKEKADGTSFAPEDYMSETTEWALWGNGGFDPNDERVYKKGKKAKAQQAQQQLTNSTPNEA, from the exons ATGTCGACCCCGATTAGGAAG TGCGGGAACCAATCAACGCCGCGTGTTTCCAACCCAAAAAATTCCATCTTCTTTCGTTTCGACCAGAAGTGGTTCAACGCTGCTTCCGCTGTTATCTCAGTCAAAGGTGATTTACAGTCTGATGCCGGCAGTATAAGCAGAGAACGCCCTGTCTATATCTGCGATGCCTTATCAGGCTTCTATCAATCCCTCCTCGACCTAATCTCCGAGCGCACGGAGTCTTCTACACTCATGGACTGTTCAAATGCTATGCTAGAGG GTGCTGTCACCTTCTGGCATGCGTACCGTCTGCCTATCCTGGTCACCCTGTCCACCCTGTTCGTCATCATCCAAGCCTACCGCAAACTCCAACCCAAGTCCAAAACTGAAGCGTCCTCGTCCCTTCCTCCGTCTCCTCGAAGCCATTCCCCCGAGAAGAGTGAGAAGATTCCGGTCAATGATGGAACGAAGAAGGGTACTCCGGTGTTCAGCAAGTCTACCGGTCCAAAGGTAGTGACTGGTAAAAAGCCCGTCAAAGGTGGAAAACGTGGTTCCGACGAACCCCAACCCTTGTCGTTCATTCAACCGATCGTGTTCTTCGCCTCGTTAACTGGTACGACCGAGAGATATGCTCACATGTTGGTGGAGGAACTGCGCGCCGCCGCACAGAACAGAGCCGACCCCGAGAACCGTGAACGAGGTCTCCTCCCTCCCCAGCTGCACGATCTGTCCTACATCGATTTCGACGACTTCTTTACGTCCGCGCCCAAGCCTCCGTCGACCTCGCCCGGGACCCGCTATGTGTATTGTCTATTGATCCCGACCTACAACATCGACACCGTACTCAACACCTTCCTGGGTCACTTGGATGAGACTCACCACGATTTCCGCATCGATACTGGATCGCTTTCTCAGCTCGCAGGATACTCAGTCTTTGGTTTTGGTGACAAGGAAGGTTGGCCGACCGAGGAAGAAGGATACTGCTCGCAAGCCAAGGAACTGGACCGATGGATGGCTAAACTCACAGGAAAAAAGAGAGCCTTCCCACTCGGACTGGGTGACGTCAAGGACAATGCTGAACAGGCGCTGAAGGAATGGTCGCACGGACTGCAGGATATTTTGTACGATATTCTGCAAAACGGCGGTCTTGGTGAAGGCGTTCCCGGAAGTGGTGATCCATTGGAAagcgacgaagaagaccttgacgatgaggacgaaACCGATGTCGCAAAACCTAAGAGTAAGCGCGGTAAAGGCCAAAGCTCAACGGTTGTGGACTTGGAGGATATCAAGGTGAACCCTGATAGCCCGGCGCCTCTCGCAGTTGACTTCACGACTGGAGGGAAGTCATCGGAGCCGCAGGCCAAGGAAATGGTGCCAAAGACTTCGCCTACGTATGCTGCTCTGACGAAACAAGGATACTCGATTGTTGGCTCGCATTCCGGTGTCAAAATCTGCCGTTGGACCAAGTCTGCTCTGCGTGGCCGGGGTTCGTGCTACAAGTTTTCTTTCTACGGTATCAAATCGCATCTATGCATGGAGGCCACACCTTCGCTCTCTTGCAGTAACAAGTGTGTGTTCTGCTGGCGTCACGGAACGAACCCGGTTGGAACGACATGGCGATGGAAGGTCGACGACCCGGACATGATCTTCAACGGTGTCAAGGACGGCCACTACAAAAAGATTAAGATGCTACGCGGAGTGCCCGGTGTACGAGCAGAACGTTTTGCAGAAGCGATGCGTATCCGACACTGCGCGCTGAGTCTGGTCGGCGAACCGATCTTCTACCCTCACATTAACCGATTTTTGGATCTGCTGCATAGCGAACAAATCTCGAGTTTCCTGGTGTGCAATGCGCAGCATCCCGACCAATTGGAGACCCTTCACCGTGTTACTCAATTGTATGTGTCGATCGACGCCAGCAACCGGGAAAGTCTGCGAAAAATTGACCGACCGCTGCACCGTGACTTCTGGGAGCGATTCCAGCGCTGCCTTGACATTTTGCGGGAAAAGCGCAATGTGCAGCGGACCGTTTTCCGTCTTACTCTGGTCAAGGGATTCAACGTCGAGGATGAAGTGATCGGATATGCCAATCTGGTCGAGAAGGCACTGCCTTGCTTTGTCGAGATCAAGGGTGTGACCTACTGCGGTACCAGCACGAGCGCCGGCGCGGGATTGACTATGCAAAATGTTCCTTTCTACGAAGAAATCACCGAATTCGTCATCGCCCTGAACAAGGAACTTGAGCGACGAGGACTCAACTACGGTCTCGCGGCGGAACACGCGCACAGCTGCTGTGTGTTGCTGGCATCAGACCGCTTCCATGTCAATGGAAAGTGGCACACACGTATCAACTACGAGCGGTTCTTTGAGCTTCTCGAGAAGGAGAAAGCAGATGGAACCTCATTCGCCCCGGAGGACTACATGAGCGAGACTACAGAATGGGCTCTCTGGGGCAATGGAGGATTCGATCCCAATGACGAGCGAGTCTacaagaagggaaagaaggcCAAGGCTCAGCAGGCCCAGCAACAATTGACAAACAGTACCCCGAACGAAGCGTGA
- a CDS encoding uncharacterized protein (COG:S;~EggNog:ENOG410PWGZ;~InterPro:IPR011009,IPR002575;~PFAM:PF01636) codes for MSRHRFLVRSLSLYAQGIRLSLTQKAMTLTEPGNKVTNEHIYRYNTGRFLVNEEYELAKRYSPFDIEALCRIVASLPSVSSPVSQVVKKEGGYNKALLMTAENGRMVIAKVPCRNIVPRQYGTASEVAVLRFVLAWSAHDDNPAHTEYIVLEPSPGRQLSEVWDELEEAQKSILVRKFAELESNLAAVAFPGYGSLYFRNALPAALQKSRHRTIDVDETYCLGPMYHGSWPGGFAADPEQYAQFSGPWKSLTHLAHDFVNQGIFQIEHYKSSYAGRGPHFGTPEEHIDTLHRAKQVMPLLTELPALQRHGGPVLCHPDFHPGNIFVCRQEPTRVDGIVDWQYANILPRFMNVRWPLFLTMGCDAEEAGQEDPKCEAQRRHEEAMRIKCYEAALVKSHMEPYLDLPEPDVAVRKLFTLCSDTYRDGILPIRDCLVKLFQYWKQLGLSKECPYHFSTAEIAQHERQWTEYQDWLTLRESTHGLLKSNDGGWIPPGVNFEETKNKHQLLYEHFIRTKMKDMPEEEARKLWFFRERG; via the exons ATGTCCAGACACAGATTCCTCGTCCGGTCTCTCTCCCTCTATGCTCAGGGTATCCGACTATCGTTGACACAAAAGGCAATGACACTAACAGAGCCAGGAAATAAAGTAACCAACGAACATATCTATCGCTATAACACCGGCCGCTTCCTAGTCAACGAAGAATATGAACTAGCCAAGCGCTATTCCCCATTCGACATCGAAGCGCTATGCCGGATCGTCGCATCGCTACCGTCTGTCAGTTCTCCTGTCAGTCAGGTGGTCAAAAAGGAGGGTGGATATAATAAAGCGCTCCTCATGACCGCGGAGAATGGTCGGATGGTCATAGCGAAAGTGCCTTGTCGGAATATAGTTCCTAGGCAATATGGGACTGCTTCCGAAGTGGCTGTTCTTAGATTCG TCCTGGCCTGGAGCGCCCACGATGACAATCCTGCCCACACGGAATACATTGTGCTCGAACCTTCACCTGGTCGCCAGTTATCCGAAGTCTGGGATGAACTTGAAGAAGCCCAGAAATCAATCCTCGTGCGCAAATTCGCAGAGCTCGAGAGTAACCTTGCTGCCGTCGCCTTCCCGGGATATGGTTCCCTATACTTCCGTAATGCCTTGCCTGCAGCCCTGCAGAAATCGAGACACCGGACTATCGACGTGGATGAGACGTATTGTCTCGGGCCCATGTATCATGGCTCCTGGCCTGGAGGATTTGCTGCAGATCCTGAGCAATATGCCCAATTTTCAGGCCCAT GGAAATCCTTGACGCATCTCGCGCACGATTTTGTCAACCAAGGCATCTTCCAAATAGAACACTACAAGTCTTCCTACGCTGGGCGCGGCCCTCACTTTGGCACCCCGGAAGAACACATTGATACCCTCCACAGAGCAAAGCAGGTCATGCCCCTTCTCACCGAACTCCCAGCGCTGCAACGCCACGGCGGACCAGTTCTGTGCCATCCTGACTTCCACCCGGGGAATATCTTCGTGTGTCGACAGGAACCAACCAGAGTAGACGGGATTGTAGACTGGCAGTACGCTAATATCCTCCCACGATTCATGAATGTGCGCTGGCCGCTGTTCTTGACCATGGGGTGTGATGCCGAGGAAGCCGGACAGGAGGATCCCAAGTGCGAGGCGCAACGGAGGCATGAGGAGGCTATGCGGATTAAATGCTACGAGGCTGCACTGGTCAAGTCGCATATGGAGCCGTATCTGGACCTACCTGAGCCGGACGTCGCAGTTCGCAAGCTATTCACGCTCTGCTCCGATACGTATCGAGATGGCATCCTCCCCATCCGCGACTGTCTGGTCAAGCTCTTCCAGTATTGGAAGCAGTTGGGTCTGTCCAAAGAATGTCCGTATCACTTTTCTACGGCCGAAATCGCTCAGCACGAGAGACAGTGGACCGAATATCAGGATTGGCTCACCTTGCGGGAGTCTACGCATGGACTGCTCAAGTCGAATGACGGAGGTTGGATACCGCCCGGGGTGAACTTCGAAGAGACCAAGAATAAGCATCAGTTGTTGTATGAGCATTTCATTAGGACAAAGATGAAAGATATGCCGGAAGAAGAGGCAAGGAAGTTGTGGTTCTTCAGGGAGAGGGGGTAG
- a CDS encoding putative integral membrane protein (COG:S;~EggNog:ENOG410PNYD;~TransMembrane:7 (o12-31i43-64o84-108i120-140o173-194i206-225o245-268i)) — protein sequence MTDRNLEVKAVAATFMSVAAVTVILRCYVRLRIVKAFGWDDGAMVVAMIFYALFSGSMIGGSLYGTGKHFSDLTAHQRVTAMEYWWFCEIAYCFASVGCKVSVCIFLLRITVKREQIYILYSVMGLTAIAGVVFMFIMLLQCKPLEYFWTRSALDPSIPGHCMNVQVVIAMTYVYSAIAALCDFTVGILPIFLVKNLSMRRQTKMAVVGILGMACIASSAVIIRIPWVHTFEEINDFLYATVEIAIWSNIETGLGISAGSLATLRPLLRRFFPRSSRDGGSYTPAPGSRRLPLGSLDSGAQHRFRPDKLAVTVTTVQSHHPGEELDTWERISQEQLTERPPLPGIAEEINTGMGIHRTIEVNRTVEVTQGEYV from the exons ATGACCGATCGAAATCTGGAGGTCAAGGCCGTCGCGGCCACCTTCATGTCCGTGGCGGCGGTGACGGTGATACTGCGTTGTTATGTGCGCCTACGCATCGTCAAGGCGTTTGGCTGGGATGATGGTGCCATGGTTGTTGCTATGATTTTTTATGCCTTGTTCTCCGGCAGCATGATCGGGGGCAGTTTATACGGTACAGGAAAGCATTTCAGCGACCTCACGGCTCATCAACGAGTCACGGCGATGGAATATTGGTGGTTCTGTGAAATCGCCTACTGTTTCGCCTCTGTCGGGTGCAAAGTGTCGGTCTGCATTTTCCTGCTGCGAATTACAGTCAAACGGGAGCAGATTTACATCTTGTACAGTGTGATGGGCTTGACGGCCATCGCCGGTGTGGTCTTCATGTTCATTATGCTGCTGCAGTGCAAGCCGCTCGAATATTTCTGGACCCGATCTGCTCTCGATCCCTCGATCCCCGGTCACTGCATGAATGTCCAAGTCGTCATTGCCATGACCTATGTGTACAGTGCAATTGCGGCGCTGTGCGATTTCACCGTGGGCATCCTGCCCATCTTCCTCGTTAAGAATTTGAGTATGCGTCGGCAGACCAAGATGGCTGTCGTTGGTATTCTCGGTATGGCTTGCAT TGCCTCCTCAGCAGTCATCATCCGTATACCTTGGGTCCACACCTTCGAGGAAATCAACGACTTCCTCTACGCCACCGTCGAAATTGCTATTTGGTCGAATATCGAAACCGGTCTGGGCATATCCGCCGGTAGTCTAGCCACCCTCCGTCCTCTTCTACGTCGGTTTTTCCCTCGCTCATCGCGAGACGGCGGCAGTTATACCCCCGCCCCCGGATCGCGCCGATTACCACTCGGCTCGTTGGATAGCGGAGCACAGCATCGCTTCCGCCCGGACAAACTGGCTGTTACTGTGACCACCGTGCAGAGCCACCATCCCGGCGAGGAATTGGACACCTGGGAGCGGATCAGTCAGGAACAGTTGACGGAGCGACCGCCGCTACCGGGCATTGCAGAGGAGATTAACACGGGCATGGGAATCCATCGAACAATCGAGGTGAACCGGACGGTCGAAGTCACACAGGGGGAATATGTatag